In one Sulfitobacter sp. LCG007 genomic region, the following are encoded:
- the ccmI gene encoding c-type cytochrome biogenesis protein CcmI yields MSFWIIAIGLSLAVAMLLVLALRARRADLGMLPAEYDLRVYRDQLGEVERDLARGVIEKDDADRLRAEVARRVLAADAALGRERTEVETGGGAPLLSVGIGLLLVVGSLALYLQLGQPGYGDLSRADRIRVAAELRADRPNQAQAEASLPPFEMPEDVDSGYGALLEQLRATVAKRPEDLQGQILLAQNEANIGNYAAAARAQEQVLRLKGDDVAVGDLTDYADMLVLAAGGYVSPEAEDVVQRVLARNPTDGVARYYYGLMLAQTGRPDQAFRIWESLLREGPSDALWIAPIRAQIEELGFRAGVRYSLPPLPEAPALRGPSQSDIDAASEMTPQERMGMIEGMVAGLSERLATEGGPAEDWARLVTALAVLGRHEEAQRIYEEALGVFADTPEALDRIRGAGSQAGIAE; encoded by the coding sequence ATGTCGTTCTGGATCATTGCCATCGGATTGTCGCTGGCCGTGGCGATGCTTCTTGTCCTCGCCCTGCGCGCGCGCCGGGCGGACCTGGGGATGTTGCCTGCGGAATACGACCTGCGCGTCTATCGCGACCAGCTCGGCGAGGTCGAGCGGGACCTCGCGCGCGGCGTGATCGAGAAGGACGATGCCGACCGGCTCAGGGCCGAAGTCGCGCGGCGCGTCCTCGCCGCCGACGCCGCCCTGGGACGCGAGCGCACGGAAGTCGAAACCGGCGGCGGCGCACCGCTCCTGAGCGTGGGCATCGGCCTGCTCCTCGTCGTCGGCAGTCTTGCCCTGTACCTCCAGCTCGGCCAGCCCGGCTATGGCGATCTGTCGCGCGCGGACCGCATCCGCGTCGCGGCCGAGCTGCGGGCCGACCGCCCCAACCAGGCGCAGGCCGAGGCGAGCCTTCCGCCCTTCGAGATGCCCGAAGACGTCGACAGCGGATATGGCGCGCTTCTGGAGCAGCTGCGCGCCACCGTCGCCAAGCGGCCCGAGGACCTGCAGGGCCAGATCCTGCTGGCGCAGAACGAGGCCAACATCGGCAACTACGCGGCTGCCGCACGGGCCCAGGAACAGGTTCTGCGCCTCAAGGGCGATGATGTGGCTGTCGGGGATCTTACCGATTATGCCGACATGCTGGTGCTCGCCGCAGGCGGCTATGTCTCGCCGGAGGCCGAGGACGTCGTGCAGCGGGTGCTTGCCCGCAATCCGACAGACGGAGTCGCGCGCTACTATTACGGGCTCATGCTGGCGCAGACCGGACGTCCCGACCAGGCCTTCCGCATCTGGGAAAGCCTGTTGCGGGAAGGGCCTTCCGACGCGCTCTGGATCGCACCGATCCGGGCGCAGATCGAGGAACTGGGGTTTCGCGCCGGGGTTCGCTACAGCCTGCCGCCCCTGCCCGAGGCCCCCGCCCTTCGAGGCCCGTCGCAATCCGACATCGACGCCGCCTCCGAGATGACGCCCCAGGAACGGATGGGGATGATCGAGGGCATGGTCGCCGGACTTTCCGAAAGACTCGCGACCGAGGGCGGACCGGCCGAGGACTGGGCGAGGCTCGTGACCGCGCTCGCCGTCCTCGGAAGGCACGAAGAGGCGCAGCGGATCTATGAAGAGGCCCTGGGCGTCTTCGCGGACACACCGGAAGCGCTGGACCGCATCCGCGGTGCCGGTAGCCAGGCGGGCATCGCGGAATGA
- the ruvX gene encoding Holliday junction resolvase RuvX codes for MIVDDFDAFLDALPRQQAIAGLDLGTMTIGVAVSDTLTSVASPLETIRRKKFTLDAERLEAILAPRRIGGLVLGLPRNMDGSEGPRCQSTRAFARNLSRRPALEAMPITFWDERLSTVAAERALLEADTSRKRRAEVIDHVAAAYILQGALDRIRVMRAQQG; via the coding sequence ATGATCGTCGACGACTTCGACGCGTTCCTCGACGCGCTCCCGAGGCAGCAGGCCATCGCCGGGCTTGATCTGGGAACGATGACCATCGGCGTGGCGGTCAGCGACACGCTGACCTCGGTGGCGTCGCCCCTCGAGACCATCCGCCGGAAGAAATTCACACTGGACGCGGAACGGCTCGAGGCGATCCTCGCGCCGCGACGGATCGGAGGGCTGGTGCTGGGCCTGCCGCGCAACATGGACGGAAGCGAGGGGCCGCGCTGCCAGTCGACCCGGGCTTTCGCGCGCAACCTCTCGCGTCGACCGGCGCTGGAGGCGATGCCGATCACCTTCTGGGACGAGCGGCTGAGCACGGTTGCGGCGGAACGCGCGCTTCTCGAGGCGGATACGTCGCGCAAACGTCGCGCCGAGGTTATCGATCACGTGGCCGCTGCCTATATCCTGCAGGGAGCGCTGGACCGCATCCGCGTGATGCGGGCACAACAGGGCTGA
- a CDS encoding DUF1289 domain-containing protein gives MSEDIWTRNEVESPCVRVCVIHPEARLCTGCLRTVEEITGWSKMSPEERREIMAGLPDRQSQLTRRRGGRAARLAR, from the coding sequence ATGAGCGAAGATATCTGGACCCGCAACGAGGTCGAAAGCCCCTGCGTGCGCGTCTGCGTCATCCATCCCGAGGCGCGTCTGTGCACCGGCTGCCTGCGCACGGTCGAGGAAATTACCGGATGGTCGAAGATGAGCCCCGAAGAACGGCGCGAGATCATGGCCGGTCTGCCCGACCGTCAGTCCCAACTGACCCGCCGACGCGGCGGCCGCGCGGCACGACTGGCGCGCTAG
- a CDS encoding RidA family protein: MTAEERVRELGLVLPDFGDSYYGTSYGRMRTHRIVGNVLYLSGHTPVAGGKILHPGRIGAEVSVAQGYEAARLTGINMIGGMKHALGDLGRVRSLIRCLCFVACEPGFNDVHLVSSGCSDILADVFGDAGIGGRATIGVQSLCDRMCFETVAEVEID, encoded by the coding sequence GTGACAGCCGAGGAACGTGTGCGCGAACTAGGGCTGGTCCTGCCGGATTTCGGCGACAGCTATTACGGAACCAGCTATGGCCGAATGCGCACGCACCGCATCGTCGGCAACGTGCTCTATCTTTCGGGGCACACGCCTGTCGCAGGGGGCAAGATCCTGCATCCGGGCCGCATCGGCGCGGAGGTGAGCGTCGCCCAGGGCTACGAGGCGGCGCGCCTGACCGGCATCAACATGATCGGCGGGATGAAGCACGCGCTGGGGGATCTCGGACGGGTCCGGTCCCTGATCCGTTGCCTCTGTTTCGTGGCCTGCGAGCCCGGCTTCAACGACGTGCACCTGGTGTCGAGCGGCTGCTCGGACATCCTCGCAGACGTGTTTGGCGATGCCGGGATAGGAGGACGGGCCACGATCGGGGTACAGTCGCTTTGCGACCGGATGTGTTTCGAGACGGTTGCCGAGGTCGAGATCGACTGA
- a CDS encoding LysR family transcriptional regulator: protein MHIEFRHLRTVQAIHEAGGLARAADRLHITQSALSHQVKHLEDQAGVELFVRRSKPLKLSPAGLRLLKLAQQVLPQLEALQAEFEGLREGSSGRLHIAIECHACFEWLFPVLERFRQTWGEVDVDIRPGLAFEAMPALLREEVDVVISSDPEELPGIEFVELFDYAPVFVAASVHPLAQKPYVEAADFRDETLITYPVERTRLDVFSQLLIPAKVEPAAIRQVELTAVILLLVASNRGVAVLPDWVVREVKYSSDYVTRPLTKKGLTRRLYAAVRVDDLGKPYMKEVLRLAGEEARKLQSR, encoded by the coding sequence ATGCATATCGAGTTCCGCCACCTGCGCACGGTTCAGGCCATCCACGAGGCCGGGGGTCTGGCACGGGCCGCAGATCGGCTGCACATCACGCAGTCCGCCCTGAGCCATCAGGTCAAGCATCTGGAGGATCAGGCGGGGGTAGAGCTTTTCGTCAGGCGTTCCAAACCGCTGAAGCTTTCTCCGGCGGGGCTGAGGCTGCTGAAGCTCGCGCAACAGGTGCTGCCGCAGCTCGAGGCGCTTCAGGCCGAGTTCGAGGGCCTGCGCGAGGGCAGCAGCGGGCGGCTGCATATCGCGATCGAATGCCACGCTTGTTTCGAATGGTTGTTCCCGGTGCTCGAGCGGTTCAGGCAGACATGGGGCGAGGTCGATGTCGACATCCGCCCCGGTCTGGCATTCGAGGCGATGCCCGCGCTCCTGCGCGAGGAGGTGGATGTGGTGATCTCCTCGGATCCGGAAGAGCTGCCCGGAATCGAATTCGTCGAACTCTTCGACTATGCGCCCGTCTTCGTCGCGGCCTCGGTGCATCCGCTGGCACAGAAACCCTATGTCGAAGCCGCGGATTTCCGGGACGAGACCCTCATCACCTATCCGGTCGAGCGCACCCGGCTCGACGTCTTCTCGCAACTGCTGATCCCGGCCAAGGTCGAACCCGCCGCGATCCGGCAGGTGGAACTGACAGCGGTCATCCTGCTGCTGGTGGCCTCGAACCGGGGAGTGGCGGTGCTGCCTGACTGGGTCGTGCGCGAGGTGAAGTACAGTTCGGACTACGTGACGCGCCCGCTGACGAAAAAGGGTCTGACCCGGCGGCTTTATGCGGCGGTGCGCGTCGACGATCTGGGAAAGCCCTACATGAAGGAGGTGCTTCGCCTTGCCGGAGAGGAGGCCCGCAAGCTGCAGTCACGCTGA
- the metF gene encoding methylenetetrahydrofolate reductase [NAD(P)H] encodes MSAPSVSFEVFPPRSIDASFKLFETAQTLAPLAPRFFSVTYGAGGATRDLTHDAAWTLHHRTGLPVAAHLTCVGTSKAETLAVARRFAKAGVTDIVALRGDPPAGEGRFAPHPEGFANSVELIGALAETGQFTLRVGAYPERHPEAATARADIDWLKAKLDAGATEAITQFFFEAETFLRFRDACADAGITAPIVPGILPITNWKNARSFALRCGTGVPAWLDQAFDAATRDDRHDLLATALCTELCSDLVDEGVDSLHFYTLNRPELTREVCHALGVTPVASVRNVA; translated from the coding sequence ATGTCCGCACCTTCCGTTTCGTTCGAGGTCTTTCCGCCCCGCTCCATCGATGCCAGCTTCAAGCTCTTCGAGACGGCCCAGACCCTGGCGCCACTGGCACCGCGCTTCTTCTCGGTCACCTACGGCGCCGGCGGAGCGACCCGCGACCTGACGCATGACGCGGCCTGGACGCTGCACCACCGCACCGGCCTTCCGGTTGCGGCGCATCTGACCTGTGTCGGCACCAGCAAGGCAGAGACCCTTGCCGTCGCCCGCCGCTTTGCGAAGGCCGGCGTTACCGACATCGTTGCCCTGAGAGGCGATCCGCCGGCGGGCGAAGGGCGCTTTGCACCCCACCCGGAAGGATTTGCAAACTCCGTCGAGCTGATCGGCGCGCTTGCCGAGACGGGCCAGTTCACGCTGCGCGTGGGCGCCTACCCCGAGCGTCACCCCGAAGCCGCGACGGCGCGGGCCGATATCGACTGGCTCAAGGCCAAGCTCGACGCGGGCGCGACGGAAGCGATCACCCAGTTCTTCTTCGAGGCCGAGACCTTCCTGCGCTTCCGCGATGCCTGCGCCGATGCCGGGATCACCGCCCCCATCGTTCCGGGCATCCTGCCGATCACGAACTGGAAGAATGCCCGCAGCTTCGCCCTGCGCTGCGGCACGGGCGTTCCCGCATGGCTCGACCAGGCCTTCGACGCCGCCACCCGCGACGACCGCCACGACCTGCTGGCCACGGCGCTCTGCACCGAGCTCTGCTCCGATCTGGTCGACGAAGGCGTCGACAGCCTGCATTTCTACACCCTGAACCGGCCCGAGCTGACCCGCGAGGTCTGCCACGCGCTTGGCGTGACGCCGGTCGCCTCGGTGCGCAACGTTGCGTAA
- a CDS encoding PaaI family thioesterase, which yields MPIAQSSADLPAPDDIRSLSGLEIMRAILEGRLPGPPIGQTMGFTLDSVEDGKVRFRGTPEFSVTNPMGTVHGGWYATLPDSAMACAVMTRIPPGTVYTTLEFKVNILRPIPLGTPVLCIGETDHVGRSTGVARGELRGEADGRLFATGSTTCMVMARPG from the coding sequence ATGCCCATCGCCCAAAGCTCCGCCGATCTTCCGGCACCGGACGACATCCGCTCGCTCTCGGGCCTCGAGATCATGCGAGCGATTCTCGAGGGTCGCCTTCCCGGACCTCCCATCGGCCAGACCATGGGCTTCACCCTTGATTCGGTGGAGGACGGAAAGGTGCGCTTCCGGGGCACGCCCGAATTCAGCGTCACCAACCCGATGGGCACCGTGCACGGCGGCTGGTACGCCACATTGCCCGACAGCGCGATGGCATGTGCCGTGATGACGCGGATTCCGCCCGGCACTGTCTATACGACGCTGGAATTCAAGGTGAACATCCTGCGGCCGATCCCGCTGGGAACCCCCGTGCTCTGTATCGGCGAGACCGATCACGTCGGCCGCTCGACCGGCGTCGCGCGCGGCGAATTGCGCGGCGAAGCTGATGGCAGGCTCTTTGCCACCGGCTCGACCACCTGCATGGTGATGGCCAGGCCCGGATGA
- a CDS encoding ZIP family metal transporter, with product MDHFSPVTLGFLGSLAAGLMTAAGAIPVLFGKSASGAMRDLSLGFAAGVMLAASFFSLIIPALDAATEQYGEGAIPAGIAVIGILAGMGAVALLNELLPHEHFEAGREGPAAIALRRIWLFVIAITIHNFPEGLAVGVGFGSQGVTGGMPLAIGIGLQNMPEGLAVAVALSGERYSRWRAWGIAALTGLVEPLGGLFGAAVVSISQDVLPWGLTFAAGAMLYVISHEIIPETHRSGHQKLATAGLAIGLVLMLFLDVWLA from the coding sequence ATGGATCACTTTTCTCCCGTAACCCTCGGATTTCTGGGCAGCCTTGCAGCGGGGCTGATGACCGCCGCGGGGGCGATTCCGGTACTTTTCGGCAAAAGCGCAAGCGGGGCGATGCGCGACCTGTCCCTCGGATTCGCGGCGGGTGTCATGCTGGCCGCCTCCTTCTTCTCGCTGATCATCCCCGCGCTCGACGCCGCGACCGAGCAGTATGGCGAAGGGGCGATTCCGGCCGGGATCGCCGTCATCGGCATCCTTGCGGGAATGGGTGCCGTCGCTTTGCTGAACGAGTTGCTGCCGCACGAACATTTCGAGGCCGGCCGCGAGGGGCCCGCGGCGATCGCCCTGCGCCGGATCTGGCTTTTCGTCATCGCGATCACGATTCACAATTTTCCCGAAGGCCTTGCGGTCGGTGTCGGCTTCGGATCGCAGGGCGTGACGGGCGGCATGCCGCTTGCGATCGGGATCGGGCTGCAGAACATGCCCGAGGGCCTCGCGGTCGCGGTCGCGCTGTCGGGGGAACGCTACAGCCGCTGGCGGGCCTGGGGCATTGCCGCGCTGACCGGGCTCGTGGAACCGCTCGGGGGCCTGTTCGGAGCCGCAGTCGTCTCGATCTCGCAGGACGTCCTGCCCTGGGGCCTGACCTTCGCCGCAGGAGCGATGCTCTATGTGATCAGTCACGAGATCATCCCCGAGACCCATCGCAGCGGCCATCAGAAGCTCGCGACCGCGGGGCTTGCCATCGGGCTCGTGCTGATGCTGTTCCTGGATGTCTGGCTGGCCTGA
- a CDS encoding DUF2235 domain-containing protein, protein MRRSRRNKILSWLHAAVWRRPAADFGPRRGAVIHVIILDGTLSSLEAGMETNAGLAYRLCREMGSQLSIYYEPGMQWQDWRSAHDLFVGHGINRIIRRAYGYLASRYRPGDRIFMFGYSRGAYAVRSLAGMIDLVGLLKAEQATERNVRDVFRHYQGDPGSRTARVFARARCIRDVPIEMIGVWDTVKSLGLNLPVLWRFSTPKYNFHNHEISNNVRAGYQALALDETRVIYAPVLWKSSDRREGKLEQLWFPGTHGDVGGQINACQEARPLSNISLVWMLEKAEGCGLPLPAGWRQRYPTDPTAPSIGRNRGYGKFFISRRARVPGADRSERLHESVAVRRAMQPEPRGLVWWGRTV, encoded by the coding sequence ATGAGGCGATCGCGGCGCAATAAGATCCTCAGCTGGCTGCATGCCGCCGTATGGAGGCGGCCTGCAGCCGATTTCGGTCCGCGCCGCGGGGCGGTCATCCACGTGATCATCCTTGACGGGACACTTTCCTCGCTGGAAGCGGGGATGGAAACCAACGCAGGTCTTGCCTACCGGCTCTGCCGCGAGATGGGCTCGCAACTCTCGATCTATTACGAACCCGGGATGCAATGGCAGGACTGGCGCTCGGCCCATGACCTCTTCGTGGGACACGGCATCAACCGCATCATAAGGCGCGCCTATGGCTACCTCGCCTCGCGCTATCGGCCGGGCGACCGGATCTTCATGTTCGGCTATTCCCGGGGGGCCTATGCGGTGCGCTCGCTTGCGGGAATGATCGACCTCGTCGGCCTGCTCAAGGCCGAGCAGGCGACGGAAAGGAACGTCCGCGACGTGTTCCGCCACTACCAGGGCGATCCAGGCAGCCGAACCGCGCGCGTCTTTGCCCGCGCACGCTGCATCAGGGATGTGCCGATCGAGATGATCGGGGTCTGGGACACAGTGAAATCGCTGGGCCTGAACCTGCCTGTCCTCTGGCGGTTCAGCACGCCCAAGTACAATTTCCACAATCACGAGATCAGCAACAACGTCCGGGCGGGCTATCAGGCCCTGGCGCTGGACGAGACACGGGTGATCTACGCCCCGGTTCTGTGGAAATCGAGCGACAGGCGCGAAGGCAAGCTCGAACAACTCTGGTTCCCGGGAACCCATGGAGACGTGGGCGGACAGATCAACGCCTGTCAGGAGGCCCGACCGCTGTCGAACATCTCGCTGGTCTGGATGCTCGAGAAGGCCGAGGGTTGCGGGCTGCCGTTGCCAGCCGGCTGGCGTCAGCGCTATCCGACGGATCCGACGGCGCCGTCGATCGGACGCAACCGCGGCTACGGCAAGTTCTTCATCTCGCGCCGTGCGCGCGTGCCGGGTGCGGATCGCTCGGAACGGCTGCACGAAAGCGTAGCGGTGCGCCGTGCCATGCAACCGGAACCGCGCGGTCTGGTCTGGTGGGGCCGCACCGTCTGA
- a CDS encoding xanthine dehydrogenase family protein molybdopterin-binding subunit, whose product MDKFGKSQPVKRVEDVRFLTGQGQYMEDVAPEGALRAHFLRSPVAHAKITALDVSAAREAPGVQAVLTIEDMEAAGINIAMAATTQKNRDGSQGAAPLRPVLARGKLNFVGEPVVMVVAETSDQARDAIEMIELDYEELPAQLGLEKGGVDIHAEAPGNLAFDWGQGDEDATEKAFAEAARVVSLEVGDNRIIVNSMEPRGCYAQWEGDKLHIAINGQGVWAHKDRMMAAFGLPAEKVRVTNPDTGGGFGMKSFSYPEHFPVAQAARVTGKPVIWMSDRTEAMLSDNGGRALVSVGELAFDADNRITAYRVRTKCDLGAYNSTFAQMIQTFLFSRVLMGTYDVQTTWLQVEGYYTNTVPVDAYRGAGRPEAIYLLERVIDRAARELGIDPFELRRINFIKPDQFPYTTATGETYDVGDFVRVAERARAQADVEGFTDRRSEDARQGRLRGLGTCYYIESILGDPSEGAKVTFNEDGTVTIYVGTQSNGQGHETVYAKFLADQTGIAPEKILVVQGDSDLIAKGGGTGGSRSVTTQTNATLATVAKMTEVFTDFLAEELGVDASAISFDDERFRAEGSNETPTMLEVAEMARAKGREDLLVHEERATLPARSFPNGCHVCEVVVDPETGAVEVDRYTVVDDFGNLINPMLAEGQVHGGVVQGIGQALMERTVYDEDGQLLTATFMDYAMPRFTDVPNIGFTSEPVPSTANAMGMKGCGEAGTVGALAAVANAVQDALWSRGVRQADMPFTPQHVWELLQNEAIAAQ is encoded by the coding sequence ATGGATAAGTTCGGCAAGAGCCAGCCGGTGAAGCGTGTCGAGGACGTTCGATTTCTGACTGGGCAGGGGCAGTACATGGAGGATGTGGCCCCGGAGGGCGCGCTTCGGGCGCATTTCCTGCGCTCGCCCGTGGCGCATGCCAAGATCACCGCGCTGGACGTCTCGGCGGCCCGCGAAGCGCCCGGGGTGCAGGCCGTGCTGACCATCGAGGACATGGAGGCGGCGGGCATAAACATCGCCATGGCCGCGACGACACAGAAGAACCGGGACGGCAGCCAAGGTGCGGCGCCGCTGCGGCCCGTGCTGGCCAGGGGCAAGCTTAACTTCGTGGGCGAGCCCGTGGTGATGGTCGTGGCGGAAACCTCGGATCAGGCGCGCGATGCGATCGAGATGATCGAGCTCGACTACGAGGAGCTTCCCGCACAGCTGGGACTTGAGAAGGGCGGGGTCGATATCCATGCCGAGGCGCCGGGCAACCTGGCCTTCGACTGGGGGCAGGGAGACGAGGACGCAACCGAGAAGGCCTTTGCCGAGGCGGCGCGAGTGGTCTCGCTCGAGGTCGGCGACAACCGGATCATCGTCAACTCGATGGAGCCGCGGGGCTGCTACGCCCAGTGGGAAGGCGACAAGCTGCACATTGCGATCAACGGGCAGGGCGTCTGGGCGCACAAGGACCGGATGATGGCGGCCTTCGGGCTGCCGGCCGAGAAGGTGCGCGTGACCAACCCGGATACGGGCGGCGGTTTCGGGATGAAGAGTTTCTCTTATCCCGAGCACTTCCCGGTCGCTCAGGCGGCGCGGGTGACGGGCAAGCCGGTTATCTGGATGTCGGACCGGACCGAGGCGATGCTGAGCGACAATGGCGGGCGCGCGCTGGTCTCGGTGGGCGAGCTGGCCTTTGACGCCGACAACCGCATCACCGCCTACCGGGTGCGGACGAAATGCGATCTCGGAGCCTACAATTCCACCTTCGCGCAGATGATACAGACCTTCCTTTTCTCGCGGGTGCTGATGGGCACCTATGACGTGCAGACGACCTGGCTTCAGGTCGAGGGGTATTACACCAATACCGTACCGGTGGACGCCTATCGCGGCGCGGGACGGCCCGAGGCGATCTATCTTCTCGAGCGCGTGATCGACCGGGCCGCGCGCGAACTCGGGATCGACCCCTTCGAATTGCGGCGGATCAATTTCATCAAGCCGGATCAGTTTCCGTATACCACCGCCACGGGCGAGACCTACGACGTGGGCGATTTCGTCAGGGTGGCCGAGCGCGCGAGGGCGCAGGCGGATGTGGAGGGCTTCACGGACCGCCGGTCCGAGGACGCCCGGCAGGGGCGGCTTCGGGGTCTGGGGACCTGTTACTATATCGAAAGCATTCTGGGCGATCCTTCGGAGGGCGCGAAAGTGACCTTCAACGAGGATGGTACGGTGACGATCTACGTCGGCACTCAGTCGAACGGCCAGGGACACGAGACGGTCTATGCGAAATTCCTCGCGGACCAGACCGGGATTGCGCCCGAGAAGATCCTCGTCGTTCAGGGCGACAGCGATCTCATCGCCAAGGGCGGCGGTACGGGCGGCTCGCGTTCGGTCACGACCCAGACCAACGCCACGCTGGCCACGGTTGCGAAGATGACGGAAGTCTTCACCGACTTCCTGGCCGAGGAACTGGGCGTCGACGCGTCGGCCATCAGCTTCGACGACGAACGCTTCCGCGCCGAGGGCAGCAACGAGACGCCCACCATGCTCGAAGTGGCCGAGATGGCCCGTGCGAAAGGCCGCGAGGATCTTCTGGTGCACGAAGAGCGCGCGACGCTGCCCGCGCGGAGCTTTCCGAACGGTTGCCACGTCTGCGAGGTGGTCGTGGATCCCGAGACAGGGGCGGTGGAGGTCGATCGCTACACCGTGGTGGACGACTTCGGGAACCTGATCAACCCGATGCTGGCCGAGGGGCAGGTGCATGGCGGGGTGGTGCAGGGCATCGGCCAGGCGCTCATGGAACGCACGGTCTATGACGAGGACGGGCAGCTGCTGACGGCGACCTTCATGGACTACGCGATGCCGCGCTTCACCGATGTGCCCAACATCGGCTTCACCTCCGAACCCGTGCCCTCCACGGCCAATGCCATGGGGATGAAGGGCTGCGGCGAGGCCGGGACCGTCGGCGCGCTGGCGGCGGTGGCGAATGCCGTGCAGGACGCGCTCTGGTCGCGCGGGGTGCGTCAGGCCGACATGCCGTTCACGCCGCAACATGTTTGGGAGCTGCTGCAGAATGAGGCGATCGCGGCGCAATAA